One Sphingomonas endolithica DNA segment encodes these proteins:
- a CDS encoding SapC family protein: MPDHQLLTAETHATVRVRTDSAAALGDAVMCCLTVPAEFRQVQEHYPILFRQNAERIAFTALAMFGFTEDENLFLGPDGWDARYRPLAIAIQPFLIGRSADDAATKQVHIDMGSPRIGGEEGVRLFDDTSRPTPYLDDMAEKLGALDQGYQASAGFFDALRRHDLLEPLTLEVTLDSGAVNRLVGFHVIHEERLRDLDGDALGDLHREGHLMPIFMAIASLGHLGDLVARKNRRGDG; the protein is encoded by the coding sequence ATGCCCGATCACCAGCTGCTGACCGCCGAAACCCATGCCACGGTGCGGGTGCGCACCGATTCCGCCGCCGCGCTCGGCGACGCGGTGATGTGCTGCCTGACCGTGCCCGCCGAATTTCGGCAGGTGCAGGAGCATTACCCGATCCTGTTCCGCCAGAATGCCGAGCGCATCGCCTTCACCGCGCTCGCCATGTTCGGCTTTACCGAGGACGAGAACCTGTTCCTCGGGCCGGACGGCTGGGACGCGCGCTACCGCCCGCTGGCGATCGCGATCCAGCCGTTCCTGATCGGGCGCAGCGCGGACGATGCCGCTACGAAGCAGGTGCATATCGACATGGGCAGTCCGCGCATCGGCGGCGAAGAGGGCGTGCGGCTGTTCGACGATACGAGCCGGCCGACGCCGTATCTCGACGACATGGCGGAGAAACTTGGTGCGCTGGACCAGGGATACCAAGCGTCCGCCGGCTTCTTCGATGCGCTGCGCCGCCACGATCTGCTCGAACCGCTGACGCTGGAAGTGACGCTCGACAGCGGCGCGGTCAATCGGCTGGTCGGCTTCCATGTCATCCACGAGGAACGGTTGCGCGACCTCGACGGCGATGCGCTCGGCGATCTGCACCGCGAGGGGCATCTGATGCCGATCTTCATGGCGATCGCCTCGCTTGGCCATCTCGGCGATCTCGTCGCGCGCAAGAACCGGCGCGGCGATGGCTGA
- a CDS encoding tryptophan halogenase family protein, giving the protein MEHPVTGIVIVGGGTAGWLAACLIAAQADQRAVRAISVTLIESPEVATIGVGEGTWPTMRRTLQRIGISETEFLLACDGAFKQGSRFVGWRDGGADDAYLHPFGPPIEGDPRDVVAAWRDSAGVGAFADLVTAQAQVCAGNLAPRQRAMPDYAGALNYAYHLDAGKLAALLMRHATQRLGVRHVRDHVMAVEAADDGDIAAVATRDHGAITGDLFLDCTGHAALLIGAHYGVPVIDRGGELFNDSALAVQVPVAPDSVIASQTNATAHAAGWIWDIGLPTRRGVGCVYSSAHMRDDEAGATLDAYLRRTAPDADLAQLPFRQLRFRSGHREAFWYRNCLAIGQAAGFLEPLEASAIVMIELSLDALLDGFPASRAAMPLHAARFNALFRYRWDRIVEFLKLHYVLSKRDEPYWRDHRDPASIPPRLVDLLVLWRHQPPSRTDLPMAEEVFPAASYLYVLYGMGFTPPSDGAFIGARDGVAAALHRVEQRGRTLAASLPGNRAYLDALRAPASPETVS; this is encoded by the coding sequence ATGGAACATCCAGTGACAGGGATCGTCATCGTCGGCGGCGGCACCGCCGGCTGGCTGGCGGCGTGTCTGATCGCGGCGCAGGCCGATCAGCGGGCGGTGCGAGCAATCTCCGTCACGCTGATCGAATCCCCCGAGGTAGCCACGATCGGGGTCGGCGAAGGCACCTGGCCGACAATGCGGCGCACGCTGCAACGGATCGGCATTTCGGAAACCGAGTTTCTGCTCGCGTGCGATGGCGCGTTCAAGCAGGGCTCGCGTTTCGTCGGCTGGCGTGATGGCGGCGCGGACGACGCCTATCTCCATCCGTTCGGTCCGCCGATCGAAGGCGACCCGCGCGACGTGGTGGCGGCGTGGCGCGATTCCGCCGGCGTGGGAGCGTTCGCCGACCTCGTCACGGCGCAGGCCCAGGTCTGCGCCGGCAATCTCGCGCCGCGCCAGCGTGCCATGCCCGATTATGCCGGCGCGCTGAACTATGCCTATCATCTCGATGCCGGGAAGCTCGCCGCATTGCTGATGCGCCACGCGACCCAGCGTCTCGGCGTCCGCCATGTGCGCGATCATGTGATGGCGGTGGAAGCGGCGGACGACGGCGATATCGCGGCGGTCGCCACGCGCGACCACGGCGCGATCACCGGCGATCTGTTCCTCGATTGCACCGGGCACGCCGCGCTGCTGATCGGTGCGCATTACGGCGTGCCGGTGATCGATCGCGGCGGTGAACTGTTCAACGATTCGGCGCTCGCGGTGCAGGTGCCGGTGGCGCCGGACAGCGTGATCGCCTCGCAGACCAACGCCACCGCGCACGCTGCCGGCTGGATCTGGGATATCGGCCTGCCGACGCGCCGCGGCGTGGGCTGCGTATATTCCTCGGCGCATATGCGCGACGATGAGGCAGGGGCGACGCTCGACGCCTATCTTCGCCGCACCGCGCCCGACGCCGATCTCGCACAATTGCCCTTTCGCCAGCTCCGCTTCCGCTCCGGCCATCGCGAAGCCTTCTGGTACCGCAATTGCCTGGCGATCGGCCAAGCCGCCGGCTTTCTCGAGCCGCTCGAAGCCTCGGCGATCGTCATGATCGAATTGTCGCTCGACGCGCTGCTCGACGGCTTCCCGGCGAGCCGGGCGGCGATGCCGCTCCACGCCGCGCGGTTCAACGCGCTGTTCCGCTATCGCTGGGACCGGATCGTCGAGTTCCTCAAGCTGCATTACGTGCTGAGCAAGCGCGACGAGCCCTATTGGCGCGATCATCGCGACCCCGCGTCAATCCCGCCGCGGCTTGTCGACCTGCTGGTGCTGTGGCGGCACCAGCCGCCGTCGCGCACGGATCTGCCGATGGCGGAAGAGGTGTTCCCAGCGGCGAGTTACCTTTATGTGCTGTACGGTATGGGTTTCACTCCTCCCTCGGATGGCGCGTTCATCGGCGCGCGCGATGGCGTCGCCGCGGCGCTGCACCGGGTCGAGCAGCGCGGGCGCACGCTCGCCGCGAGCCTGCCGGGCAACCGCGCCTATCTCGACGCGCTGCGTGCGCCTGCCTCACCGGAAACCGTCTCCTGA
- a CDS encoding TonB-dependent receptor, whose product MRRFTARTLSKLVLSASTLAIAGLPQVAAAQDAAATLGNPGPSEIEPSVAEQDPTGDEIVVTGIRASLRQAVDIKRNAQGVVDAISAEDIGKFPDTNLAESLQRITGVSIDRSNGEGQFVTVRGFGPQYNLVTLNGRQMPTSSLGDGASAPASRSFDFANLASEGIAAVEVYKTGRAAVPSGGIGSSINIRTPRPLDRPGFRGSVAAKGVVDTSQNGKNQVTPEVSGVVSATFGPADQFGILLSGSYQKRNASVNTGSVGFGNSFLGNENDWGTLGPEGPNVINRPGPDDVYEVPQSAAYNLTDIKRERINGQLVLQARPTDSLTATVDFTYSRNKVEARDSSVGIWFNFGDTSTSWTDGPVAGPVFYTERFGPGKDLSYSGSLTANVTENKSLGGNLKWDAPGGVTVSLDAHHSTAESKPTNRFGTSTSVGSAIFGVASQTVDFTKDLPVISYVMQPGIDALNPALINATGNSFRNAYFRDRINQIQLSGKYEHDGDFLDSIDVGFSYVDNKVRSAYGFTQNDTWGGVGTPADLPDDLFELVSLPDKFKGVDGANSGIIPAYYRFNFERMVDLLDSKFNICGGDGNCLANYETDRRIREKTISPYVQVNTKFDMFGRAAHIIGGVRYDQTTISSASLTPIPTGTAWVAAGEFNITYGTANTFLTNKGSYQNWLPAIDFDMQPIDNVKLRASYSHTITRADYNSLQGGLTLNRQFGIAGGGGLQGNPNLVPFLSKNIDVSAEWYYGDTSYISVGYFRKKVKNFINSQEIERSAFELRNPGDGPRFRAAQAALGGTTDVLRIRDYILRNYPGSVAVTRDAAGNPILSNGLYQGSIFGLPEDGLVNFRVGTPFNSDQKATIDGFEFAIQHNFWDTGFGTILNYTIVNGDAKFNNALNPNTGQFALAGLSDSANAVLYYDKNGLQARVAYNWRDEFYESGNPNPVYVEKYGQVDASASYVFVKGLTGFVEAINLTGASRRGHRRSDNFVTFSQPGDARYSAGVRFSF is encoded by the coding sequence ATGCGCCGTTTTACAGCTCGGACGCTTTCGAAACTGGTATTATCCGCATCCACGCTGGCGATCGCCGGCCTGCCGCAAGTCGCCGCCGCGCAGGACGCCGCGGCCACGCTTGGCAATCCGGGCCCGTCCGAGATCGAACCCTCCGTCGCCGAGCAGGACCCCACCGGCGACGAGATCGTCGTTACCGGTATCCGGGCTAGTCTGCGCCAGGCGGTGGATATCAAGCGCAACGCGCAGGGCGTGGTCGATGCGATCTCGGCCGAAGACATCGGCAAGTTCCCCGACACCAACCTGGCCGAATCGCTGCAGCGCATCACCGGCGTGTCGATCGATCGCTCGAATGGCGAAGGGCAGTTCGTCACGGTCCGCGGCTTCGGCCCGCAATACAATCTCGTCACGCTGAACGGCCGCCAGATGCCGACCTCGTCGCTTGGCGATGGCGCCAGCGCGCCCGCGTCACGCTCGTTCGATTTCGCCAATCTCGCGTCCGAAGGCATCGCCGCGGTCGAAGTGTACAAGACCGGCCGCGCCGCGGTGCCGTCGGGCGGGATCGGTTCGTCGATCAACATCCGCACGCCGCGCCCGCTCGACCGGCCCGGCTTTCGCGGGTCGGTCGCGGCCAAGGGTGTCGTCGACACCTCGCAGAACGGCAAGAACCAGGTGACGCCCGAAGTGTCCGGTGTGGTCAGTGCGACGTTCGGCCCCGCCGACCAGTTCGGCATCCTGCTCTCGGGCAGCTACCAGAAGCGCAACGCCAGCGTGAACACCGGCTCGGTCGGGTTCGGCAATTCGTTCCTGGGCAACGAAAACGATTGGGGTACGCTCGGGCCGGAAGGGCCCAATGTCATCAATCGTCCTGGCCCCGACGACGTGTACGAAGTGCCGCAGAGCGCCGCGTACAATCTCACCGACATCAAGCGCGAGCGCATCAACGGCCAGTTGGTGCTCCAGGCGCGCCCGACCGACTCACTGACCGCGACGGTCGATTTCACCTATTCGCGCAACAAGGTGGAAGCCCGCGACAGCAGTGTCGGCATCTGGTTCAACTTCGGCGATACGTCGACCTCGTGGACCGATGGCCCGGTTGCCGGCCCGGTGTTCTACACCGAGCGGTTCGGCCCCGGTAAGGATCTGTCGTACAGCGGCTCGCTGACCGCGAACGTGACCGAGAACAAGTCGCTCGGCGGCAATCTGAAGTGGGACGCGCCGGGCGGCGTTACCGTCTCGCTCGACGCACATCATTCGACCGCGGAATCCAAGCCGACCAATCGGTTCGGCACCAGCACGTCGGTCGGCTCGGCGATCTTCGGCGTGGCATCGCAGACGGTGGACTTCACCAAGGACCTGCCGGTTATTTCCTACGTCATGCAGCCGGGCATCGATGCGCTCAACCCGGCGCTGATCAACGCAACGGGCAATTCGTTCCGCAACGCCTATTTCCGCGACCGGATCAACCAGATCCAGTTGAGCGGCAAATACGAGCATGACGGCGACTTCCTCGATTCGATCGACGTCGGCTTCTCGTACGTCGACAACAAGGTGCGCTCGGCCTATGGCTTTACGCAGAACGACACCTGGGGTGGCGTCGGCACGCCGGCGGACCTACCGGACGATCTGTTCGAGCTCGTCAGCCTGCCGGACAAGTTCAAGGGCGTCGACGGCGCAAATTCGGGGATCATCCCGGCTTACTACCGCTTCAATTTCGAACGGATGGTCGATCTGCTCGACAGCAAGTTCAACATCTGCGGCGGTGACGGCAACTGCCTGGCCAATTACGAAACCGACCGTCGCATCCGCGAAAAGACGATCTCGCCCTATGTCCAGGTCAACACCAAGTTCGATATGTTCGGCCGCGCGGCGCACATCATCGGCGGGGTACGCTATGATCAGACGACGATCAGCTCGGCATCGCTGACGCCGATCCCGACCGGTACCGCCTGGGTGGCCGCCGGCGAATTCAACATCACCTATGGCACGGCAAACACGTTCCTGACGAACAAGGGCAGCTATCAGAACTGGTTGCCCGCGATTGATTTCGACATGCAGCCGATCGACAACGTGAAGCTGCGCGCGTCGTACAGCCACACGATCACCCGTGCCGATTACAACAGTCTGCAGGGCGGCCTGACGCTCAATCGCCAATTCGGGATCGCCGGCGGTGGTGGTTTGCAGGGCAACCCCAACCTGGTGCCGTTCCTGTCGAAGAATATCGATGTGTCGGCGGAATGGTATTATGGCGACACGAGCTACATTTCTGTCGGTTATTTCCGCAAGAAGGTGAAGAACTTCATCAACTCGCAGGAGATCGAGCGTTCGGCCTTCGAGTTGCGCAATCCGGGCGACGGGCCACGTTTCCGTGCTGCACAGGCGGCGCTGGGCGGAACGACCGACGTGTTGCGGATTCGCGACTATATCCTGCGCAACTATCCGGGTTCGGTAGCCGTCACCCGGGATGCGGCGGGTAATCCGATTCTTTCCAACGGTTTGTATCAGGGAAGCATCTTCGGCCTGCCGGAAGACGGGCTGGTCAACTTCCGCGTCGGCACGCCGTTCAACTCGGACCAGAAGGCGACGATCGACGGCTTCGAATTCGCCATCCAGCACAATTTCTGGGATACCGGGTTCGGCACGATCCTGAACTATACGATCGTCAACGGCGACGCGAAGTTCAACAATGCGCTGAACCCCAATACCGGCCAGTTCGCGCTGGCGGGCTTGAGCGATAGTGCGAATGCGGTGCTGTACTACGACAAGAACGGGCTGCAGGCGCGTGTCGCCTATAACTGGCGCGACGAATTCTACGAGAGCGGCAATCCCAACCCGGTCTATGTCGAGAAATATGGCCAGGTCGACGCCAGCGCGAGCTACGTGTTCGTCAAGGGGCTGACCGGTTTCGTCGAGGCGATCAACCTGACCGGCGCGAGCCGTCGCGGCCATCGTCGGTCGGACAATTTCGTCACCTTCTCGCAGCCCGGCGACGCGCGCTATTCGGCCGGCGTACGCTTCAGCTTCTGA
- a CDS encoding MmgE/PrpD family protein: MADADPTIEGARFLTAMTAGSDLACRPSLAPARAYEEGGWYPPAPVGLIAAAAACAKLLRLGADGIRHAMGLAMLQGSFPGEIKYDAASPLRGVREAFAARGAVEAALLAQAGARAFAAPLEGRAGFFAIYGGGAARDSLTADLGARFLGNEVSFKPLPCCRGTHAYIEAAIALCERCDWREIKTITAQISPIQEC; the protein is encoded by the coding sequence CTGGCCGATGCCGACCCCACGATCGAAGGCGCGCGCTTCCTCACTGCAATGACAGCAGGCAGCGATCTCGCCTGCCGCCCCTCGCTAGCGCCGGCGCGCGCCTATGAGGAAGGCGGCTGGTACCCACCAGCACCAGTGGGGCTTATCGCCGCGGCCGCGGCCTGCGCCAAGTTGCTCAGATTGGGTGCCGACGGCATCCGTCATGCCATGGGGCTGGCGATGTTGCAGGGCAGCTTCCCGGGCGAGATCAAATATGATGCCGCGTCGCCGCTGCGCGGCGTGCGCGAGGCATTTGCGGCACGCGGCGCGGTCGAGGCAGCGTTGCTGGCACAAGCGGGCGCGCGCGCCTTCGCCGCACCGCTCGAGGGACGGGCCGGCTTCTTCGCGATCTATGGCGGCGGCGCGGCCCGAGACAGCCTGACCGCTGATCTCGGCGCGCGCTTCTTGGGCAACGAGGTCAGCTTCAAGCCATTGCCATGCTGTCGCGGGACGCACGCTTATATCGAAGCTGCGATCGCCCTATGCGAGCGTTGCGACTGGCGCGAGATCAAGACCATCACCGCGCAGATCAGTCCGATCCAGGAATGCTGA
- a CDS encoding serine hydrolase domain-containing protein, with amino-acid sequence MKLAFALALLALPLPAMAQTAAASDTPRTTVSGLAYIQPRDWTQTVDGPSTIFASPEGTLKIAVVEVGPAANAGAAAAAAWSKFAPRANRVVRLVSPAAPGDGWDERANIAYETSPNERATVSALALRSGTAWTVIVTEGSEAVANKRSSAMGLISESLRPAGYQRENFANKTVHHLSPERIKLLRDFVAESARTLDVPGVGLALIDNGKVVWQGGIGVRALGSPEPVTAHTKFMIASNTKGMATLLLSVLADEGKLRWDQKVTELYPPFRLGSDEVTRSVEVRHLVCACTGLPRKDYAFILADSGAPASDTFKQLAVTQPTSKFGELFQYNNLMASAAGYLGGHLAYPDMELGAGFDRAMQTRIFTPLKMRDTTFDLRVGESGDWARPHGYSVDGRMTLMSNSFNHLIVPHRPAGGVWSSVADMARYAQLEITKGVTPEGKRLVSEANILERRKHNVSLGEDAWYGMGLMDRIESGVHVVTHGGTLQGYHSNFYVLPDTGIGAVILTNADSGPALFQPLLRRLLEVVYDGKPEAAQMIAPAAAQQKASTAARRSRLTIPGDPAVLANLAAHYRSPDGLNMKISDRNGGKWLTAGFIEGPVVTRRNADGSVSIVSAGPGSIGVDALVGTADGKRTLAIRDSQHEYLYTEAL; translated from the coding sequence ATGAAACTCGCCTTCGCCCTCGCCCTGTTGGCGCTCCCGCTTCCTGCCATGGCCCAGACCGCCGCCGCGTCGGACACGCCCAGGACCACCGTTAGCGGTCTCGCCTATATCCAGCCGCGCGACTGGACGCAGACGGTCGACGGTCCGAGCACGATCTTCGCTTCGCCCGAAGGAACGCTGAAGATCGCCGTGGTCGAAGTCGGCCCCGCCGCTAACGCCGGTGCCGCCGCCGCTGCCGCCTGGTCGAAGTTCGCACCACGCGCCAACCGCGTGGTGCGGCTGGTCAGCCCTGCGGCGCCCGGTGACGGCTGGGATGAACGCGCCAACATCGCCTATGAAACGTCACCCAACGAGCGTGCGACCGTCTCGGCGTTGGCGCTGCGTAGCGGCACGGCGTGGACCGTCATCGTCACCGAGGGCTCCGAAGCGGTCGCCAACAAGCGGTCGTCCGCGATGGGGCTGATCTCGGAAAGCCTGCGCCCGGCCGGGTACCAGCGCGAGAATTTCGCCAACAAGACCGTCCATCACCTTTCGCCCGAGCGCATCAAGCTGCTCCGCGATTTCGTGGCGGAATCGGCGCGCACGCTCGATGTGCCGGGCGTCGGCCTGGCATTGATCGATAATGGCAAGGTCGTCTGGCAGGGCGGAATCGGCGTACGGGCACTCGGCTCGCCCGAGCCGGTCACCGCGCACACCAAGTTCATGATCGCCTCGAACACCAAGGGCATGGCGACGTTGTTGCTGTCGGTGCTGGCCGATGAGGGCAAGCTGCGCTGGGATCAGAAGGTCACCGAACTCTATCCCCCCTTCCGCCTCGGCAGCGACGAGGTGACGCGCTCGGTGGAGGTGCGCCATCTCGTCTGTGCGTGCACCGGCCTTCCGCGCAAGGATTATGCGTTCATCCTTGCCGACAGCGGAGCGCCCGCGTCGGACACGTTCAAGCAACTCGCCGTGACGCAGCCCACCAGCAAGTTCGGGGAATTGTTCCAGTACAACAATCTGATGGCGTCCGCCGCGGGGTATCTGGGTGGGCATCTCGCCTATCCGGACATGGAGCTCGGCGCCGGGTTCGATCGCGCCATGCAGACGCGCATCTTCACGCCGCTCAAGATGCGCGACACGACCTTCGATCTCAGGGTTGGCGAGAGCGGCGATTGGGCACGCCCGCATGGCTACAGTGTCGATGGCCGCATGACGCTGATGTCGAACAGCTTCAATCACCTCATCGTCCCGCATCGCCCCGCCGGCGGGGTCTGGTCCAGCGTCGCCGACATGGCACGCTATGCGCAACTGGAGATCACCAAGGGCGTCACGCCCGAGGGCAAGAGGCTAGTGAGCGAAGCCAACATCCTCGAGCGGCGCAAGCACAACGTGTCGCTCGGCGAGGACGCGTGGTACGGCATGGGGCTGATGGACCGCATCGAATCCGGCGTTCATGTCGTCACCCATGGCGGTACGCTGCAAGGGTACCACAGCAATTTCTACGTGCTGCCGGATACGGGGATAGGTGCGGTGATCCTGACCAACGCGGATTCGGGGCCGGCGCTGTTCCAGCCGCTGCTGCGCCGCCTGCTGGAAGTCGTCTATGACGGCAAGCCCGAGGCGGCGCAGATGATTGCGCCGGCCGCCGCACAGCAAAAGGCCAGCACTGCCGCCCGCCGCTCTCGCCTGACGATCCCGGGCGATCCGGCGGTGCTCGCCAACCTGGCGGCGCATTATCGCTCGCCCGACGGGCTGAACATGAAGATCAGCGATCGGAACGGCGGTAAATGGCTGACAGCCGGGTTCATCGAGGGACCAGTGGTTACGCGTCGCAATGCAGATGGCAGCGTATCGATCGTTTCGGCAGGACCGGGGTCGATCGGTGTCGACGCGCTCGTCGGTACGGCCGATGGCAAACGCACCTTGGCCATTCGCGATAGTCAGCACGAATATCTCTACACCGAAGCGCTCTGA
- a CDS encoding serine hydrolase: MATSHRLRQRAGVAVFAMLLALAPTAALADPPAGFDAKVEELRKAVGVPGMAIAIVENGRTTLAKGYGVRRLGGHDAVTPNTIFPNGSTGKAFTTAALAILVDQGKIGWDDKVIDRLPGFQMYDPWVTREMTIRDLLVHRSGLGLGAGDLLFVPSTNLTRREAVRRIRFIKPATSFRSGYAYDNILYMVAGQLIEEVSGQTWEAFVEQHVLRAGGMMTATSDETRFAKRDRAFPHARVNGAFRGLGDLEPLDERKELGRTAAPAGGLAVSANDMAQWLSIQLAHGKLPKGGQLFSEAQAAEMWKPMVLTPTGQMPPALKAAQPILSAYALGWSVEDYKGAKIVSHDGAVFGFQATVVMIPEKNIGFSILINSEDGEVIRGLMYQLLDHYLDQPAQGWAGAWRTYKRERQQRAVAALATAEAKPAAIGPFLPLASYVGDYADPWYGPISIRLQGQDLRIDFKQSPGMTGTLQHWQYDSFKTRWDDKSFEPAFVNFALDPAGKIERVTMRPVSPVADFSWDYQDLLFTPVGPKQ; this comes from the coding sequence ATGGCTACATCTCACCGCCTGCGGCAACGCGCCGGCGTCGCGGTTTTCGCAATGCTCCTGGCGCTTGCGCCGACGGCTGCGTTGGCGGATCCGCCGGCGGGCTTCGATGCCAAGGTGGAGGAGCTCCGCAAGGCGGTGGGCGTGCCCGGCATGGCGATCGCCATCGTCGAGAACGGCCGCACCACGCTGGCCAAGGGCTATGGCGTTCGCCGGCTTGGCGGGCATGACGCGGTGACGCCGAACACGATCTTCCCCAACGGATCGACCGGCAAGGCGTTCACTACGGCGGCGCTCGCCATCCTGGTCGACCAGGGCAAGATCGGTTGGGACGACAAGGTGATCGATCGGCTGCCGGGCTTCCAGATGTACGATCCCTGGGTCACGCGCGAGATGACGATCCGCGACCTGCTGGTCCATCGCAGCGGGCTGGGGCTGGGCGCAGGAGACCTGCTGTTCGTGCCGAGCACCAACCTGACACGTCGCGAAGCCGTGCGACGCATCCGCTTCATCAAGCCGGCAACCAGTTTCCGCAGCGGCTATGCCTATGACAACATCCTCTACATGGTCGCCGGCCAGCTGATCGAAGAGGTGAGCGGGCAGACATGGGAAGCCTTTGTCGAGCAGCATGTGCTGCGCGCCGGTGGAATGATGACCGCGACATCGGACGAGACGCGCTTTGCCAAACGCGATCGTGCCTTCCCGCATGCCCGCGTGAACGGGGCGTTTCGCGGGCTCGGTGACCTGGAGCCGCTCGACGAGCGCAAGGAACTGGGGCGCACGGCGGCGCCCGCCGGCGGCCTCGCGGTCAGTGCCAACGATATGGCACAATGGCTGTCGATCCAGCTCGCTCATGGCAAGCTGCCCAAGGGTGGTCAGCTGTTCAGCGAAGCACAGGCGGCCGAGATGTGGAAGCCGATGGTGCTGACGCCGACCGGGCAGATGCCGCCCGCGCTGAAGGCCGCGCAGCCGATACTGAGCGCCTATGCGCTCGGCTGGTCGGTCGAAGACTATAAGGGCGCGAAGATCGTCTCGCACGATGGTGCGGTGTTCGGGTTCCAGGCGACCGTGGTGATGATCCCGGAAAAGAATATCGGCTTCTCGATTCTGATCAATTCCGAGGATGGCGAGGTAATCCGCGGGCTGATGTACCAACTGCTCGATCATTATCTCGACCAGCCGGCACAGGGCTGGGCGGGCGCCTGGCGCACGTACAAGCGCGAGCGGCAGCAACGCGCGGTCGCGGCCCTCGCGACCGCTGAAGCCAAGCCCGCGGCGATCGGTCCGTTCCTGCCGCTGGCTAGTTATGTCGGCGACTATGCCGACCCCTGGTACGGGCCGATCTCGATCCGGCTGCAGGGCCAGGACCTGCGCATCGACTTCAAACAGTCGCCCGGCATGACAGGTACGCTGCAGCATTGGCAGTATGACAGCTTCAAGACGCGGTGGGACGATAAGAGCTTCGAGCCGGCCTTCGTCAATTTTGCGCTGGATCCCGCCGGCAAGATCGAGCGGGTGACGATGCGTCCCGTCTCGCCGGTGGCTGATTTCAGCTGGGACTATCAGGACCTGCTCTTCACGCCGGTCGGCCCCAAGCAGTGA